A window from Urocitellus parryii isolate mUroPar1 chromosome 1, mUroPar1.hap1, whole genome shotgun sequence encodes these proteins:
- the LOC113176321 gene encoding LOW QUALITY PROTEIN: olfactory receptor 2G6 (The sequence of the model RefSeq protein was modified relative to this genomic sequence to represent the inferred CDS: substituted 1 base at 1 genomic stop codon), translated as MEDTNSSSEKGFLLLGFSDQPRLERLLFVIILHFYILNLLGNAAIILVSCLDPRLHTPMYFFLSNLSCVDICFTTSVAPQLLVTMNRRDKTVSHAGCMAQLYVAMGLGSSXCILLAVMAYDRYAAVCRPLHYTAIMHPKLCATLASTAWLSGLVTSLIQCSLTLQLPLCGHRKLDHIFCEVPVLITLACVDTTFNEAELFVASVIFLIVPVSLILVSYGFITKAVLRIKSAAGRRKAFGTCSSHLVVVIIFYGTIIFMYLQPARSGSKNQGKFVSLFYTIVTPLLNPIIYTLRNKDVKGALRTMVMGRHWGQDSHGCSCNLR; from the coding sequence ATGGAGGACACCAACAGCAGCTCGGAAAAGGGATTTCTTCTCCTGGGATTTTCGGATCAGCCCCGGCTGGAGAGGCTCCTTTTTGTTATCATTTTGCACTTTTACATCTTAAACCTTCTGGGGAATGCTGCCATCATACTAGTGTCCTGTCTGGACCCCAGACTGCACACCCCAATGTACTTTTTCCTCAGCAACCTCTCCTGTGTGGACATCTGCTTCACCACCAGCGTGGCCCCACAGCTGCTGGTTACCATGAACAGGAGAGACAAGACCGTGAGCCATGCTGGGTGCATGGCCCAGCTCTATGTGGCCATGGGGTTGGGTTCATCCTAGTGTATCCTCCTGGCGGTCATGGCTTATGATCGCTATGCTGCTGTCTGCCGGCCACTGCACTACACAGCCATCATGCATCCGAAGCTCTGCGCAACCCTGGCCAGTACagcgtggctcagtggtctcgTGACCTCCCTGATTCAGTGCTCCCTCACTCTGCAACTGCCCCTTTGTGGTCATCGCAAGCTGGACCACATTTTCTGTGAGGTGCCTGTGCTGATCACGCTGGCCTGTGTGGACACGACATTCAATGAGGCAGAACTCTTTGTGGCCAGTGTAATCTTTCTAATTGTCCCTGTGTCCCTCATCCTAGTCTCCTATGGCTTCATAACTAAAGCAGTGCTCAGAATTAAATCAGCCGCCGGACGCAGAAAAGCCTTTGGCACCTGCTCGTCACACCTGGTTGTCGTCATCATCTTCTATGGCACCATCATATTCATGTACCTTCAACCAGCCAGAAGTGGCTCCAAGAACCAGGGGAAGTTTGTCTCTCTTTTCTACACCATAGTCACTCCACTTTTAAACCCCATTATCTACACTCTGAGAAACAAAGATGTCAAAGGAGCATTGAGGACCATGGTAATGGGAAGGCATTGGGGTCAGGACAGTCATGGCTGTAGTTGTAACCTCAGATAG
- the LOC113176328 gene encoding uncharacterized protein LOC113176328 isoform X2: MSYGCKECGKAFTSSKYLQIHIRTHTGEMPYRCKQCGKAFTRSSSLQIHKQTHAGERPYQCEQCGRTFTTTSYLRQHEQSHTGEKPYRNKQRGTGFATYSQLHSHEWTHTGEKPHECKQCGKVFSKSNYLQKHMRIHTREKHYTCEQCGKAFTCSSYLRKHEITHTGKKPYGCKQCGKSFTSSSYLQIHKRSHTGEKHFGCKQCGKAFTCYNTLQKHERTHSGEKPYKCEHCGKAFTTSSYLHVHERIHTGEKPYRCEQCGEGFASSSQLHSHQPIHTGKNPYECKQCGKTCTTSYYLQVHKRTHTGERPYECKQCGKTFIRSSVLHTHEQTHSGKKPYQCEQCGKAFKCFAYLQRHKRIHTGEKPYECKQCGKAFGSSHHLHVHERCHTGEKPYKCRQCGKAFTSSSNLHIHKRTHTGEKPYQCEQCGKAFTTCAYLHIHERLHTGEKPYRCKQCGTAFATARLLRSHEQCHMGKNPCECAECGKSFSSSYYVQIHKRIHTGEKPYECKQCGKAFTHSFSFRIHKRTHTGEKPYECKQCGKAFFRSTHLHSHEQTHTGKRPYVCEQCGKSFIFSTSLQRHKQIHTGERPYECKQCGKAFPVSDELNRHERIHTGERPYECKQCGKAFTTSSGLYRHERSHHGEKSYECKQCGKAFTCYSYILKHKKTCCREALLM; encoded by the coding sequence ATGTCCTATggatgtaaggaatgtgggaaagccttcactagTTCAAAATACCTTCAGATACACatacgaactcatactggagagatgCCTTACAgatgtaaacaatgtggaaaagccttcactcGTTCCTCTTCCCTTCAAATACATAAGCAAACTCATGCTGGAGAGAGGCCCTATCAGTGTGAACAATGTGGGAGAACCTTCACCACTACTTCTTATCTTCGCCAACATGAACAatctcatactggagagaagccttatagAAATAAACAACGTGGGACAGGCTTTGCTACATATAGTCAGCTTCATTCACATGAATggactcatactggagagaagccccatgaatgtaaacaatgtggaaaagtcttcagTAAGTCAAATTACCTTCAAAAACACATGCGAATTCATACTCGGGAGAAACATTACACATGTGagcaatgtgggaaagccttcacttgTTCCAGTTACCTTCGAAAACATGAAATTACTCATACTGGAAAGAAACCTTATGgatgtaaacaatgtgggaaatcCTTCACTAGTTCTTCTTACCTTCAAATACATAAACGATCGCATACTGGGGAGAAACATTTTGgatgtaaacaatgtgggaaagccttcacttgTTACAATACCCTTCaaaaacatgaaagaactcatagtGGAGAAAAGCCCTATAAATGTGAACACTGTGGGAAAGCTTTCACCACTTCTAGTTATCTTCATGTACATGAAAGAAtacatactggagaaaagccttaTAGATGTGAACAATGTGGAGAAGGCTTTGCTTCTTCCAGTCAGCTTCACTCACATCAACCAATCCATACAGGAAAGAACccatatgaatgtaaacaatgtggtaAAACCTGCACCACATCCTATTACCTTCAAGTGCATAAAAGAACTCATACTGGGGAgaggccctatgaatgtaaacaatgtgggaaaacCTTCATTAGGTCCTCTGTTCTTCACACACATGAACAAACTCATAGTGGAAAGAAGCCCTATCAATGtgaacaatgtgggaaagccttcaagTGTTTTGCTTATCTTCAGAGACATaaaagaattcatactggagagaagccttatgaatgtaaacagtgtgggaaagcctttggtAGTTCACATCACCTTCATGTACATGAACGATgtcatactggggagaagccttacaaatgtaggcagtgtgggaaagccttcactagTTCCAGTAATCTTCACATACataaacgaactcatactggagagaagccctatcaatgtgaacaatgtgggaaagccttcactactTGTGCTTACCTTCACATACATGAACGAttacatactggagagaagccttatagATGTAAGCAATGTGGGACAGCCTTTGCTACAGCCAGATTACTTCGCTCACATGAACAGTGCCATATGGGAAAGAATCCCTGTGAATGTGCAGAATGTGGAAAATCTTTCAGTAGTTCCTATTATGTTCAAATACATAaacgaattcatactggagagaagccctatgaatgtaaacaatgtgggaaagccttcactcattcattttccTTTCGAATACATAAacgaactcacactggagagaaaccctatgaatgtaaacaatgtgggaaagccttcttTAGGTCCactcaccttcactcacatgaacaaactcatactGGCAAGAGGCCTTATGTATGTGAACAATGTGGGAAATCCTTCATTTTTTCTACTTCCCTTCAGAGACATAAacaaattcatactggagagaggccctatgaatgtaagcaatgTGGGAAAGCTTTCCCTGTGTCtgatgaactaaacagacatgaaagaattcatactggagagaggccctatgaatgtaagcaatgtgggaaagccttcactactTCTTCTGGTCTTTACAGACATGAAAGGTCTCATCATGGAGAGAAGtcctatgaatgtaagcaatgtgggaaagccttcacatGTTACAGTTAcattctaaaacataaaaaaacatgCTGCAGAGAAGCCCTTTTAATGTAA
- the LOC113176328 gene encoding uncharacterized protein LOC113176328 isoform X1, translated as MRSIGKKSGLSRRQEMTSVAFEDVAVNFTQEEWALLDPSQKNLHRDVMQEVLSNLASIGVRWESQNIDDHNTNSWRDLRHIIPHSASNPYEKEECEGKPYECKQKRTFLISLTSVQRQLTSHSINEPYECLTCGKEFNCSKCVKKYGRSHNAEMSYGCKECGKAFTSSKYLQIHIRTHTGEMPYRCKQCGKAFTRSSSLQIHKQTHAGERPYQCEQCGRTFTTTSYLRQHEQSHTGEKPYRNKQRGTGFATYSQLHSHEWTHTGEKPHECKQCGKVFSKSNYLQKHMRIHTREKHYTCEQCGKAFTCSSYLRKHEITHTGKKPYGCKQCGKSFTSSSYLQIHKRSHTGEKHFGCKQCGKAFTCYNTLQKHERTHSGEKPYKCEHCGKAFTTSSYLHVHERIHTGEKPYRCEQCGEGFASSSQLHSHQPIHTGKNPYECKQCGKTCTTSYYLQVHKRTHTGERPYECKQCGKTFIRSSVLHTHEQTHSGKKPYQCEQCGKAFKCFAYLQRHKRIHTGEKPYECKQCGKAFGSSHHLHVHERCHTGEKPYKCRQCGKAFTSSSNLHIHKRTHTGEKPYQCEQCGKAFTTCAYLHIHERLHTGEKPYRCKQCGTAFATARLLRSHEQCHMGKNPCECAECGKSFSSSYYVQIHKRIHTGEKPYECKQCGKAFTHSFSFRIHKRTHTGEKPYECKQCGKAFFRSTHLHSHEQTHTGKRPYVCEQCGKSFIFSTSLQRHKQIHTGERPYECKQCGKAFPVSDELNRHERIHTGERPYECKQCGKAFTTSSGLYRHERSHHGEKSYECKQCGKAFTCYSYILKHKKTCCREALLM; from the exons ACCTCAGTGgcctttgaggatgtggctgtgaacttcacccaggaggagtgggctttgctggatccttcccagaagaaTCTCCACAGAGATGTGATGCAGGAAGTCCTTAGTAACCTGGCTTCTATAG GAGTCAGATGGGAGAGCCAGAACATTGATGATCACAACACAAATTCCTGGAGAGATCTAAG GCACATCATACCTCATTCTGCAAGCAATCCATATGAGAAAGAAGAGTGTGAAGGAAAgccatatgaatgtaaacaaaaaagaacatttttaatttctctcacaAGTGTTCAAAGACAACTGACATCACACAGTATAAATGAACCTTATGAATGTCTGACATGTGGAAAAGAGTTCAATTGTTCCAAGTGTGTTAAAAAATATGGACGATCTCATAATGCAGAGATGTCCTATggatgtaaggaatgtgggaaagccttcactagTTCAAAATACCTTCAGATACACatacgaactcatactggagagatgCCTTACAgatgtaaacaatgtggaaaagccttcactcGTTCCTCTTCCCTTCAAATACATAAGCAAACTCATGCTGGAGAGAGGCCCTATCAGTGTGAACAATGTGGGAGAACCTTCACCACTACTTCTTATCTTCGCCAACATGAACAatctcatactggagagaagccttatagAAATAAACAACGTGGGACAGGCTTTGCTACATATAGTCAGCTTCATTCACATGAATggactcatactggagagaagccccatgaatgtaaacaatgtggaaaagtcttcagTAAGTCAAATTACCTTCAAAAACACATGCGAATTCATACTCGGGAGAAACATTACACATGTGagcaatgtgggaaagccttcacttgTTCCAGTTACCTTCGAAAACATGAAATTACTCATACTGGAAAGAAACCTTATGgatgtaaacaatgtgggaaatcCTTCACTAGTTCTTCTTACCTTCAAATACATAAACGATCGCATACTGGGGAGAAACATTTTGgatgtaaacaatgtgggaaagccttcacttgTTACAATACCCTTCaaaaacatgaaagaactcatagtGGAGAAAAGCCCTATAAATGTGAACACTGTGGGAAAGCTTTCACCACTTCTAGTTATCTTCATGTACATGAAAGAAtacatactggagaaaagccttaTAGATGTGAACAATGTGGAGAAGGCTTTGCTTCTTCCAGTCAGCTTCACTCACATCAACCAATCCATACAGGAAAGAACccatatgaatgtaaacaatgtggtaAAACCTGCACCACATCCTATTACCTTCAAGTGCATAAAAGAACTCATACTGGGGAgaggccctatgaatgtaaacaatgtgggaaaacCTTCATTAGGTCCTCTGTTCTTCACACACATGAACAAACTCATAGTGGAAAGAAGCCCTATCAATGtgaacaatgtgggaaagccttcaagTGTTTTGCTTATCTTCAGAGACATaaaagaattcatactggagagaagccttatgaatgtaaacagtgtgggaaagcctttggtAGTTCACATCACCTTCATGTACATGAACGATgtcatactggggagaagccttacaaatgtaggcagtgtgggaaagccttcactagTTCCAGTAATCTTCACATACataaacgaactcatactggagagaagccctatcaatgtgaacaatgtgggaaagccttcactactTGTGCTTACCTTCACATACATGAACGAttacatactggagagaagccttatagATGTAAGCAATGTGGGACAGCCTTTGCTACAGCCAGATTACTTCGCTCACATGAACAGTGCCATATGGGAAAGAATCCCTGTGAATGTGCAGAATGTGGAAAATCTTTCAGTAGTTCCTATTATGTTCAAATACATAaacgaattcatactggagagaagccctatgaatgtaaacaatgtgggaaagccttcactcattcattttccTTTCGAATACATAAacgaactcacactggagagaaaccctatgaatgtaaacaatgtgggaaagccttcttTAGGTCCactcaccttcactcacatgaacaaactcatactGGCAAGAGGCCTTATGTATGTGAACAATGTGGGAAATCCTTCATTTTTTCTACTTCCCTTCAGAGACATAAacaaattcatactggagagaggccctatgaatgtaagcaatgTGGGAAAGCTTTCCCTGTGTCtgatgaactaaacagacatgaaagaattcatactggagagaggccctatgaatgtaagcaatgtgggaaagccttcactactTCTTCTGGTCTTTACAGACATGAAAGGTCTCATCATGGAGAGAAGtcctatgaatgtaagcaatgtgggaaagccttcacatGTTACAGTTAcattctaaaacataaaaaaacatgCTGCAGAGAAGCCCTTTTAATGTAA